In one Spirosoma rigui genomic region, the following are encoded:
- a CDS encoding exo-beta-N-acetylmuramidase NamZ family protein, whose amino-acid sequence MKPGLFSLIPLLIGVLCSANRFSPALQPVTPASHAPGPVAGKPKPALLTGADQLSAYLPYLKGKRVGMVVNQTSIIGNKPSVDSLHSLGVNIVSIFGPEHGFRGNASNGAKVDDAVDAKTGIPVVSLYGKNSRPSKEQLANIDLMIFDIQDVGCRFYTYINTLNHVMEACAQNNKELMILDRPNPNGFIIDGPVLEAHLHSGIGMHPIPITHGCTIAEFARMINGEGWGGVTKTNPCKLKIIKIANYTHDTPYTLPVLPSPNLNTQQSILLYPSLCWFEGTIISQGRGTYMPFTVLGAPALKGTYSFSFKPISIKGMSETPLHQNEDCYGFDLRTYDTNLLRKTKQLNLKWLMELYKAYPDKARFFDTSYSKQMGNFDYRSGNDALRKQIIAGASEQEIRQSWEPGLSAYKQMRKKYLIYP is encoded by the coding sequence ATGAAACCTGGCCTTTTCTCTCTGATACCGCTGTTGATCGGCGTTTTGTGTTCGGCAAACCGGTTTAGCCCTGCCCTCCAGCCTGTCACTCCTGCTTCCCACGCCCCCGGGCCAGTTGCCGGTAAACCAAAGCCCGCCCTCCTGACGGGTGCCGACCAGCTCTCGGCGTATCTGCCTTATTTGAAAGGCAAACGTGTGGGAATGGTGGTCAACCAGACATCCATCATCGGCAACAAACCCAGCGTCGATAGTCTGCATAGCCTGGGCGTGAACATCGTGTCGATTTTCGGGCCTGAACACGGCTTCCGGGGCAATGCCAGCAACGGGGCAAAAGTCGACGATGCCGTTGATGCCAAAACGGGTATTCCGGTCGTTTCGCTGTATGGCAAGAACAGCAGACCATCCAAAGAGCAACTGGCCAACATCGACCTGATGATCTTCGACATTCAGGACGTCGGCTGTCGGTTTTACACCTACATCAACACGCTCAACCACGTGATGGAAGCCTGCGCCCAGAACAACAAGGAGCTGATGATTCTGGACCGCCCCAACCCGAACGGGTTCATCATTGATGGTCCTGTTCTGGAAGCTCATCTGCATTCGGGAATTGGAATGCACCCGATCCCCATTACGCATGGCTGTACCATCGCCGAGTTTGCCCGGATGATCAATGGCGAAGGCTGGGGTGGAGTTACCAAAACGAATCCCTGTAAGCTGAAGATTATCAAAATCGCCAACTACACCCACGACACGCCTTACACGCTGCCCGTATTACCCTCGCCCAATCTGAATACGCAGCAGTCAATTTTACTATACCCAAGCCTTTGCTGGTTCGAAGGAACGATCATCAGCCAGGGCCGGGGTACCTACATGCCGTTTACCGTCTTGGGAGCCCCCGCCCTGAAAGGCACGTATTCGTTCTCCTTTAAACCCATAAGTATCAAAGGTATGAGCGAAACACCCCTGCACCAGAATGAGGATTGTTACGGATTTGACCTTCGGACCTATGATACCAACCTGCTGCGCAAAACAAAACAGCTCAATCTGAAATGGCTGATGGAGCTGTACAAAGCGTATCCCGACAAAGCCCGTTTCTTCGATACGAGCTATAGCAAGCAGATGGGAAATTTCGACTACCGGAGCGGTAATGACGCTCTCCGCAAACAAATCATTGCGGGCGCTTCCGAACAGGAAATTCGCCAGAGTTGGGAGCCGGGCCTGTCGGCCTACAAGCAGATGCGGAAGAAATATCTGATTTATCCGTGA
- a CDS encoding GAF domain-containing protein has protein sequence MISLHTLPATIDERLAAGHDPAEILHDVVQCVGEALNADRCFLYVRQPDLERGRTAFCWRRNEQVPDKNTIQPHWQPDTTTLPAEDPLIRAGLAMKPSVYVDDVDVAASDVLNRDFERETFGHRALIHAHIQKDNKLWGILQPCMFGKPRHWTDGEKAQIEAILPRLQPVIEVYVASA, from the coding sequence ATGATATCCTTACATACCTTGCCGGCAACCATTGACGAACGCCTGGCAGCAGGCCACGACCCGGCCGAAATCCTGCATGATGTTGTGCAATGTGTGGGCGAAGCCCTCAACGCCGATCGCTGTTTTCTGTACGTTCGACAACCCGATCTGGAGCGGGGTCGTACTGCGTTTTGCTGGCGCAGAAATGAGCAGGTACCTGATAAAAATACCATTCAGCCCCACTGGCAGCCCGATACGACGACATTACCCGCCGAAGATCCGTTGATCCGGGCGGGCCTGGCAATGAAGCCGTCGGTTTACGTCGACGATGTGGACGTGGCTGCCTCCGACGTACTGAACCGGGATTTCGAGCGCGAAACCTTTGGCCACCGGGCGCTGATTCACGCCCATATACAAAAAGACAACAAGCTGTGGGGTATTCTGCAGCCCTGTATGTTCGGGAAACCCCGCCACTGGACCGACGGGGAAAAAGCGCAGATCGAAGCCATTCTGCCGCGTCTGCAACCCGTTATCGAAGTCTACGTCGCATCCGCCTGA
- a CDS encoding HAD family hydrolase: MLDRPVAALFDMDGVLIANTDFHINAWLQFAQRHGFPLTTDHYVEHINGRVSADAMAYVFQRPVTANELTTLTEEKESIYRELYGPHLQPTPGLLPFLDALKAEQVKLAVGTSAPVSNVRFTLDGLPLRPYFDAIVDASMIRRGKPDPEIYLTAAERVGVDPAYCVVFEDALAGIEAGLRAGMPVIALATTHTRAELAGTGAALIVDDFTQLTTDAVRALIPVA, from the coding sequence ATGCTCGACCGACCGGTTGCCGCCCTCTTCGATATGGACGGCGTGTTAATTGCCAATACCGACTTTCACATCAACGCCTGGCTGCAGTTCGCCCAGCGTCACGGCTTCCCCCTCACCACCGATCATTACGTCGAACATATCAACGGGCGCGTATCGGCCGATGCCATGGCTTACGTCTTCCAGCGGCCTGTTACCGCCAACGAACTCACTACATTAACCGAAGAAAAAGAAAGCATTTACCGGGAGTTGTACGGCCCCCACCTGCAACCCACGCCGGGTCTGCTACCGTTTCTGGACGCGCTGAAAGCCGAACAGGTCAAACTGGCCGTTGGCACATCGGCACCGGTTAGCAACGTGCGCTTCACCCTCGACGGCCTGCCACTACGGCCGTATTTCGACGCGATCGTCGACGCGAGTATGATCCGGCGTGGCAAGCCCGACCCCGAAATTTACCTCACGGCCGCCGAGCGCGTGGGCGTCGACCCGGCATACTGCGTCGTGTTCGAAGATGCGCTGGCGGGTATTGAAGCGGGCCTGCGGGCGGGTATGCCGGTGATTGCCCTGGCTACTACGCACACACGGGCTGAACTGGCCGGCACGGGTGCGGCCCTGATTGTCGATGACTTCACCCAGCTAACGACCGATGCCGTACGGGCACTGATACCCGTAGCTTAA
- a CDS encoding ABC transporter permease produces the protein MNTHPTPPRWADRLLEWFCAPHLLEEVQGDLYERFLRNVILLGVSRARQQYGREVLSFLRPFAIKRKPGHYATRVVFSPAMIQNYVKIALRNLARNKAYSAINIIGLSIGLAAAMLIMLYTKDEVSYDRFHPNHPAIYRITSRALTPGGKVSRVDPYTGYFPGPKFHAGVPEIRSFVRYQENRKDMKQGREIKSQSVYYTDTSFFSVFTFPVLSGNPRTALQNPRSVVISETMAETQFGTTDAVGKTLYFKDEDTFQPYTVTAVAKTCPQNSSIKFDVLLPLIVSPEEMANNENWFSIFMNTFVVVSPGANLAAVEAKMNQVYVADARATIVEMARKYGITEKNQYALQPLTDMHLSRELPASNGLVDDSNPTFSYILSGIALFILLIACINFVNLTVARSLKRAKEIGVRKVVGGARSHLIVQFLGESFILCLVAFLLALALVQLALPTFNQLANKALSLAYLFDLRLVLGYIALFITTSLLAGFYPALVLSGYSPVATLYSRFNLSGKSYLQKALVVLQFSLASFLIIASLTIYSQFTYLTSKDLGYDDKNVVVIDKRNLSRSEVKLFKEALLKNPNIVDVAPKNGGNWGTVAKINGDTQLNFAYETVNEAYLPLFHIPIVQGRNFSPDYPSDSTHSVLVNETFVKKAGWKNPIGQVVDFWFQDVKPFTVVGVVKDHHYESLNKAIKPQLFTMKPANEYGQAFIKLKPNTETVSLHYIEKVFKTLFPIHPYSYKFLDQENLKRYESEAKWKQMMLFGAILTIFISCIGLFGLATLSAERRTKEIGIRKVLGASVPGIVQLLSTDFLRLVSLSFVFAFPAAWYAMQEWLKNYPYRIDVSVWMFALTAFIAIAIAFLTVGWQSLRAARINPVTSLKSE, from the coding sequence ATGAACACTCACCCCACCCCGCCCCGCTGGGCCGACCGTCTGCTGGAATGGTTCTGTGCCCCGCATCTGCTGGAAGAGGTGCAGGGCGATCTGTACGAACGCTTCCTCCGCAATGTAATCCTGCTGGGCGTATCCCGCGCCCGGCAACAGTACGGCCGGGAAGTGCTGAGCTTCCTGCGTCCGTTTGCCATTAAACGAAAACCCGGTCATTATGCCACTCGCGTTGTATTCAGTCCTGCCATGATACAGAACTACGTCAAAATCGCCCTCCGAAACCTGGCCCGGAACAAAGCGTACTCGGCCATTAACATCATTGGCTTGAGCATTGGGCTGGCTGCCGCCATGCTGATCATGCTCTACACCAAGGACGAGGTTAGTTACGACCGCTTCCACCCCAATCATCCCGCCATTTACCGCATTACCAGTCGGGCGTTAACACCGGGCGGGAAAGTAAGCCGGGTTGATCCCTATACCGGCTATTTTCCCGGACCTAAATTTCACGCGGGCGTCCCGGAAATACGGTCATTTGTCCGGTACCAGGAGAATCGGAAAGACATGAAGCAGGGGCGTGAGATCAAAAGCCAGTCTGTCTACTACACCGATACCAGCTTCTTCTCGGTGTTTACCTTTCCGGTATTGAGTGGCAACCCCAGGACCGCTTTACAAAACCCCCGGTCGGTCGTGATTTCAGAAACGATGGCCGAAACGCAGTTCGGTACGACGGATGCTGTGGGTAAGACCTTGTACTTTAAAGATGAAGACACGTTCCAGCCCTATACCGTAACGGCGGTGGCCAAAACCTGTCCGCAAAATTCATCCATCAAATTCGACGTGCTCCTGCCCCTCATCGTCAGCCCGGAAGAGATGGCTAACAATGAAAACTGGTTCAGCATCTTCATGAATACGTTTGTCGTCGTCAGTCCGGGTGCTAACCTCGCGGCCGTAGAAGCGAAGATGAACCAGGTCTACGTAGCCGATGCCCGCGCGACCATTGTGGAGATGGCCAGGAAATATGGTATCACTGAAAAAAACCAGTACGCACTTCAACCGTTGACCGACATGCACCTGAGCCGGGAATTACCCGCCAGCAATGGGTTGGTAGACGACAGCAACCCTACCTTCTCGTACATTCTGTCGGGCATTGCCCTGTTCATTCTTCTGATTGCCTGCATCAATTTTGTGAATCTGACGGTGGCCCGTTCGCTGAAGCGGGCGAAGGAAATTGGCGTCCGGAAAGTCGTGGGTGGGGCGCGGAGTCACCTTATCGTGCAGTTTCTGGGTGAGTCGTTCATCCTGTGCCTGGTCGCCTTTTTGTTAGCCCTGGCGCTGGTTCAGCTGGCCCTGCCCACTTTTAATCAGCTGGCCAATAAGGCGCTGTCGCTGGCCTACCTGTTCGACCTGCGGCTGGTACTGGGCTACATCGCGCTTTTCATTACCACCAGTCTGCTGGCGGGTTTTTACCCGGCGCTGGTCCTGTCGGGCTACAGTCCGGTGGCAACGCTCTACAGCCGTTTTAACCTGTCCGGAAAGAGCTACCTGCAAAAGGCTCTGGTGGTGCTGCAGTTTTCGCTGGCGTCCTTCCTCATCATTGCTTCACTGACGATCTACTCACAGTTTACGTATCTGACCAGTAAAGACCTGGGTTACGATGACAAAAATGTTGTTGTCATCGACAAAAGGAACCTGAGCCGTAGTGAAGTCAAACTCTTTAAAGAAGCGCTGCTGAAGAACCCGAACATTGTGGACGTTGCGCCAAAAAATGGCGGTAACTGGGGCACGGTAGCTAAAATCAATGGCGACACGCAACTGAATTTCGCCTACGAAACGGTCAATGAGGCATACCTTCCGCTGTTCCATATACCCATTGTGCAGGGACGCAACTTCTCGCCCGACTACCCGTCTGACTCCACCCACTCGGTACTGGTCAACGAAACATTCGTCAAAAAAGCGGGCTGGAAAAACCCGATTGGCCAGGTCGTTGACTTCTGGTTTCAGGATGTTAAGCCGTTTACCGTTGTTGGGGTGGTGAAAGACCACCACTATGAATCGCTGAACAAGGCCATAAAGCCCCAGTTGTTTACCATGAAGCCAGCCAATGAATACGGCCAAGCGTTTATCAAGCTGAAACCCAATACCGAAACGGTGAGCCTCCATTACATCGAAAAGGTATTCAAGACGTTGTTCCCCATCCACCCCTATTCCTACAAGTTTTTGGATCAGGAAAACCTGAAGCGCTACGAGTCGGAAGCCAAGTGGAAACAAATGATGCTCTTCGGGGCCATCCTCACCATATTCATTTCCTGCATTGGCCTCTTCGGGCTGGCCACCCTCTCAGCCGAGCGACGTACCAAAGAGATCGGTATCCGGAAGGTGTTGGGCGCATCGGTACCGGGTATTGTGCAGCTACTCTCGACAGATTTTCTCCGACTCGTATCCCTCTCGTTCGTATTCGCCTTCCCGGCGGCCTGGTACGCCATGCAGGAATGGCTTAAAAACTACCCTTATCGCATCGATGTGAGTGTCTGGATGTTTGCCCTGACCGCCTTCATTGCTATCGCCATTGCGTTTCTGACCGTGGGCTGGCAGTCGCTGCGGGCTGCCAGGATCAACCCGGTCACGAGTTTAAAATCGGAGTGA
- a CDS encoding 3-keto-disaccharide hydrolase, with protein sequence MKKILYSACVLLGLATSTLAQGVPKGHPNTNTAGWKPLFESDLSDAGYPKGIWTMTEGVLTASADKTIWTAQPYEDFVLDLQFQTADGTNSGVVVHCSDTTNWIPNSVEIQIADDYAKQWAESPKNWQCGALFGHQAPIRSLVKKPGEWNRYTITCQGKMIYIVLNNQLVNTIDLAQFTSTSKNPDGSDVPEWLNKPAADLPLRGFIGLQGKHAGAPIYFRNMKIKPL encoded by the coding sequence ATGAAAAAGATCTTATATAGTGCATGTGTTCTGCTCGGACTAGCCACTTCCACGCTGGCACAGGGCGTTCCCAAGGGCCACCCCAACACGAATACGGCGGGTTGGAAACCCCTGTTCGAGTCCGACCTGTCGGATGCGGGTTATCCAAAAGGCATCTGGACCATGACGGAGGGAGTGCTAACCGCCAGCGCGGATAAAACCATCTGGACCGCCCAGCCGTATGAGGACTTTGTACTGGACCTGCAATTTCAAACGGCCGACGGGACCAACAGCGGAGTCGTTGTTCACTGTAGCGACACCACCAACTGGATTCCCAACTCGGTCGAGATTCAGATTGCCGACGACTACGCCAAACAGTGGGCCGAGTCGCCCAAGAACTGGCAGTGCGGGGCGCTGTTCGGGCACCAGGCCCCTATCCGGAGCCTGGTCAAAAAGCCCGGCGAGTGGAATCGCTATACCATAACCTGCCAGGGCAAAATGATCTATATCGTTCTCAACAACCAACTGGTCAACACCATCGACCTGGCTCAGTTCACCTCGACTTCTAAAAACCCCGATGGCTCCGACGTGCCGGAGTGGCTCAACAAACCCGCGGCCGATCTGCCCCTGCGCGGCTTCATCGGTCTGCAGGGTAAACATGCCGGAGCCCCCATCTATTTCCGGAACATGAAAATTAAACCTCTATAA
- a CDS encoding peptidylprolyl isomerase codes for MRQLTGGLLLASVLVACKTSAPVVQQTPPTPVILSLGNKAFTTDDFFQSFTKNQLSSDSAQRTDVNQYFDLYTNLKLKVVAAEDEKSDTTEAFREEMNTYRKQLAQSYLVDNVLVESLAAEAYQRMQQEVNASHILVPVVEDATPADTLKAYQTALDLRKQAQSGADFAKLASDNSQDATTAPNGGNLGYFTAFSVVYPLETAAYTTPVGTVSMPVRTRFGYHLVRVNDRRPSRGIIRVAHILVRISPGADDAGQKAAQQRIDAAYARLQKGESFETVCRDVSDDATSRGNGGLLPGFETGRQVAPFEEASFALAKPGDLSKPVRTNYGWHIIKLVERKGIASFADLAPALRQRVTTDTRADVLRQSTVQRLMKEYAIRENKAVVDNAIAKADSSLLRGRWRFKEPLDPVLQNKPILTIADQPFTVNEFFDYVQQRQQPQRNPTMAMSGTPDATGPVTGSPAVAMRRLFDRYIGDRLIATEEQNLEKKSPEFRALLSEIRDGVLLSQMMERNVWERSMSDSTGQLQHFEQNRAKYNFPERAQATIIVAPTDELLKQITELTSGQPPYQLKRSGAPLAYSRNQTNLNASQRESLLEVLAVLTRNADYRLEVTGSHDTAENDSISAGRIRAVVGYLQQNGISLSRIAEKDYQGARPGESKAGAKDPATQRTVTFQYFSTAKADVAKALSAQLQPATAQAADQAVTITEGLFARGANPYLDAVSQWQPGTTRQHPAGKAVSLTITRVEPARPKTFAEARGAVINDYQAVLEQQWLAQLRQKYPVKINEEEKRKLIK; via the coding sequence ATGCGCCAACTTACAGGCGGTTTATTGCTCGCTTCCGTTCTTGTAGCCTGCAAAACATCCGCGCCGGTGGTTCAGCAAACGCCCCCGACACCCGTCATTTTATCGCTGGGAAACAAGGCGTTTACCACCGATGATTTCTTCCAGTCGTTTACGAAAAACCAGTTATCGTCGGACTCTGCCCAACGGACCGATGTCAATCAATACTTTGATTTATACACCAACCTGAAGCTCAAGGTTGTTGCGGCCGAAGACGAAAAGAGCGATACGACCGAAGCGTTTCGGGAGGAGATGAATACCTACCGCAAGCAACTGGCGCAATCGTATCTGGTCGATAACGTACTGGTCGAATCCCTGGCGGCCGAAGCGTACCAGCGGATGCAGCAGGAAGTCAATGCATCGCATATACTGGTTCCGGTTGTGGAGGATGCGACTCCCGCCGACACCCTCAAAGCCTACCAGACCGCACTTGACCTGCGCAAGCAGGCGCAGTCCGGTGCCGATTTCGCCAAACTGGCCAGCGACAATTCGCAGGATGCAACGACAGCTCCCAACGGCGGCAACCTGGGTTATTTCACGGCCTTCTCCGTCGTGTATCCGCTCGAAACGGCAGCCTATACAACCCCGGTCGGAACGGTGTCGATGCCCGTCCGGACCCGGTTTGGGTATCACCTCGTACGCGTTAACGACCGGCGACCCAGCCGGGGTATTATCCGGGTAGCCCATATCCTCGTCCGGATCAGTCCGGGTGCCGATGATGCGGGGCAGAAAGCCGCCCAGCAGCGGATCGATGCCGCCTACGCCCGGCTGCAGAAAGGGGAGTCGTTCGAGACGGTTTGCCGCGACGTGTCGGACGACGCGACGTCGCGGGGCAACGGTGGGCTGCTGCCCGGTTTTGAAACGGGTCGGCAGGTAGCCCCCTTTGAGGAAGCGTCTTTTGCCCTGGCAAAACCCGGCGATCTGTCTAAACCGGTACGGACCAACTACGGCTGGCACATCATCAAACTCGTTGAGCGCAAGGGCATCGCGTCTTTTGCCGATCTGGCTCCGGCGCTTCGCCAGCGCGTCACAACCGACACCCGCGCTGATGTACTGCGCCAGTCGACCGTGCAGCGGCTGATGAAAGAGTACGCTATCCGCGAAAACAAAGCCGTTGTCGACAATGCCATTGCCAAAGCCGACAGTTCATTGCTGCGGGGCCGGTGGCGGTTTAAAGAACCCCTCGACCCGGTCCTGCAGAACAAACCGATCCTGACCATTGCCGATCAGCCATTCACGGTTAATGAGTTCTTCGACTACGTTCAGCAACGGCAGCAGCCCCAGCGCAACCCGACCATGGCGATGAGCGGTACGCCGGATGCTACCGGCCCCGTAACCGGCTCGCCCGCAGTTGCCATGCGCCGGTTGTTCGATCGGTACATTGGCGACCGGCTAATAGCGACGGAAGAGCAGAACCTGGAAAAGAAATCGCCCGAGTTCCGGGCCCTGCTCAGCGAAATTCGGGATGGCGTGCTGCTGTCGCAAATGATGGAACGTAATGTCTGGGAGCGGTCCATGTCTGACTCAACGGGCCAGCTCCAGCACTTCGAACAGAACCGGGCGAAGTACAATTTTCCGGAACGCGCGCAGGCTACCATCATCGTTGCCCCGACCGACGAGCTGCTGAAACAAATTACCGAACTCACCAGCGGTCAGCCCCCCTACCAACTCAAGCGGTCGGGTGCCCCGCTGGCTTACAGCCGGAACCAGACCAATCTGAACGCCAGCCAGCGCGAAAGCCTGCTCGAAGTGCTGGCAGTGCTTACCCGTAATGCCGATTACCGGCTGGAAGTGACGGGTTCCCATGACACTGCCGAAAACGATTCTATCTCGGCCGGCCGTATTCGGGCGGTCGTGGGTTACCTGCAACAGAACGGAATATCGCTCAGCCGCATCGCGGAGAAAGATTACCAGGGCGCCCGGCCCGGCGAATCCAAAGCGGGGGCGAAAGACCCGGCTACCCAGCGCACCGTTACGTTCCAGTATTTCTCCACCGCCAAAGCCGACGTAGCCAAGGCGCTCAGCGCCCAGCTTCAGCCTGCTACGGCACAGGCGGCCGATCAGGCAGTAACGATTACCGAGGGCCTGTTCGCCCGCGGGGCCAACCCCTACCTCGACGCGGTCAGTCAATGGCAGCCGGGCACTACCCGGCAACACCCCGCCGGGAAAGCCGTTTCGCTGACCATTACGCGGGTGGAGCCCGCCCGGCCCAAAACATTCGCCGAAGCGCGCGGAGCCGTCATCAACGACTACCAGGCCGTGCTGGAACAGCAATGGCTGGCCCAACTTCGCCAGAAGTACCCGGTAAAAATCAACGAGGAAGAAAAGAGAAAACTAATCAAGTGA
- a CDS encoding agmatine deiminase family protein, translating to MSTPTSPLLNASSETTPTPAEQGFFFPPEWHPQVATWLSWPHTEASWTRERQELMFPAYIDFIKAIAESQQVCINAHNDVVMQAAKLRLMLAGADMSRITLLPHPTNDSWCRDHGPAFLINPDKKERMIVNWGYNAWGNKYPPFDRDDLIPIRIANYRKLDYVTPGIIMEGGSVEFNGAGTVLTSRACLLNQNRNSHLTQADIERYLCDYYGVKQVLWVEEGIVGDDTDGHIDDTVRFVNEDTVLAASEANPNDDNYPFLKDIHRELRAMRLLNGKPLNVVELPMPDPVTSDGLRLPASYANFLITNGSVIVPTFRCDKDQPALDIIGQCFPDRKIIGIDSTDIVWGLGSFHCLSQQEPRI from the coding sequence ATGTCAACACCAACGTCTCCACTTTTGAACGCGTCGTCAGAAACTACCCCCACGCCCGCTGAACAGGGCTTTTTCTTTCCTCCCGAATGGCATCCGCAGGTGGCTACCTGGCTCAGCTGGCCCCATACCGAAGCATCGTGGACCCGCGAACGGCAGGAGCTGATGTTTCCGGCCTATATCGATTTCATCAAAGCCATTGCCGAGAGCCAGCAGGTGTGCATCAACGCCCATAACGACGTGGTGATGCAGGCGGCTAAACTGCGGCTGATGCTGGCCGGTGCCGATATGAGCCGGATTACCCTCCTGCCTCACCCGACCAACGACTCCTGGTGCCGCGACCACGGCCCCGCCTTTCTGATCAACCCCGACAAGAAAGAGCGCATGATCGTGAACTGGGGCTATAATGCCTGGGGCAACAAATACCCGCCCTTCGACCGGGACGACCTGATTCCCATCCGGATTGCCAACTACCGCAAGCTCGACTACGTTACGCCGGGTATTATCATGGAAGGCGGTTCGGTCGAGTTCAACGGTGCCGGCACCGTGCTCACGAGCCGGGCCTGCCTGCTCAATCAGAACCGGAACAGCCACCTCACCCAGGCCGATATTGAACGGTATCTGTGCGACTACTACGGGGTTAAGCAGGTTTTGTGGGTGGAAGAAGGAATCGTGGGCGACGATACCGATGGCCACATCGACGATACGGTCCGGTTTGTGAACGAAGACACCGTCCTTGCCGCTTCCGAAGCCAACCCGAACGATGACAATTACCCGTTTCTGAAGGATATTCACCGCGAGTTGCGGGCGATGCGTCTGCTCAACGGTAAGCCGCTCAACGTTGTGGAGTTGCCCATGCCCGACCCCGTCACCAGCGATGGTCTGCGTCTGCCGGCTTCCTACGCCAACTTCCTCATCACCAACGGCTCGGTTATCGTTCCCACGTTCCGCTGCGACAAGGACCAGCCCGCCCTGGATATCATTGGCCAGTGTTTTCCGGACCGGAAAATCATTGGTATCGACTCAACCGATATTGTATGGGGCCTGGGTAGTTTCCATTGCCTGAGCCAGCAGGAGCCGCGTATCTAA
- the mnmA gene encoding tRNA 2-thiouridine(34) synthase MnmA, translating into MSKHGRILVAMSGGIDSSLAAVMLHEEGYEVIGMTMKTWDYASSGGTKKETGCCSLDSINDARNIAVNLGFPHYILDIREEFGDAVINHFTGEYLEGRTPNPCVMCNTHIKWDALLRRADRLDCESIATGHYAHIRKEDGRHIISKGVDTLKDQSYVLWGVSQESLSRTKLPLGHLRKSEIRDMATDRGFMELVTKSESYEICFVPDNDYRGFLKRRVPGLQAEVAGGNFVMEGTGKVLGKHEGYPFYTIGQRKGLGMAFGQPMFVTEIRKDTNEVVLGVDKDLLRDGMIVSKLNLQKYPTIAGPLETVTKVRYKDAGTPATITQTGDTIEVLFSEGVSAIAPGQAAVFYEGNDVIGGGWIMKSFRQGDTRWTPAAEAALV; encoded by the coding sequence ATGAGCAAACACGGACGAATTCTGGTCGCCATGAGTGGCGGCATCGACTCTTCGCTGGCAGCAGTGATGCTGCACGAAGAAGGCTATGAGGTCATTGGCATGACCATGAAAACCTGGGACTATGCCTCTTCGGGCGGTACCAAAAAAGAAACGGGCTGCTGCAGCCTCGACAGTATCAACGACGCCCGTAACATTGCCGTTAACCTGGGCTTCCCGCACTATATTCTCGATATTCGCGAAGAGTTCGGCGATGCCGTGATCAATCACTTCACCGGCGAATACCTCGAAGGCCGCACGCCCAATCCCTGCGTTATGTGCAACACCCACATCAAATGGGATGCGCTGCTGCGCCGGGCCGACCGGCTCGACTGCGAATCCATTGCAACGGGTCACTACGCCCACATCCGGAAAGAAGATGGCCGGCATATTATTTCCAAAGGTGTCGATACGTTAAAAGACCAGTCCTACGTACTCTGGGGCGTGTCGCAGGAAAGCCTGAGCCGGACAAAGCTGCCACTGGGACACCTGCGTAAATCCGAGATTCGCGATATGGCCACCGACCGCGGCTTTATGGAACTCGTCACGAAATCAGAATCGTATGAGATCTGCTTCGTACCCGACAACGACTACCGGGGCTTTCTAAAACGGCGGGTGCCGGGTTTGCAGGCGGAAGTCGCGGGTGGTAATTTCGTTATGGAAGGTACCGGTAAAGTGCTCGGTAAACACGAGGGGTATCCGTTCTACACCATCGGTCAGCGGAAAGGATTGGGTATGGCGTTCGGTCAGCCGATGTTCGTGACCGAAATTCGGAAAGACACCAACGAAGTTGTGCTGGGCGTCGACAAAGACCTGCTTCGCGATGGAATGATCGTGAGCAAACTGAATCTGCAAAAATACCCCACTATTGCTGGTCCCCTGGAGACCGTTACGAAAGTGCGGTACAAAGACGCGGGTACCCCGGCGACGATTACGCAGACCGGCGACACCATTGAGGTGCTGTTCAGCGAAGGCGTATCAGCCATTGCGCCGGGACAGGCCGCCGTATTCTACGAAGGCAACGACGTTATCGGCGGGGGCTGGATCATGAAAAGCTTCCGGCAGGGCGATACCCGCTGGACCCCTGCGGCCGAAGCCGCGTTGGTCTGA